The following proteins are encoded in a genomic region of Paenibacillus sp. FSL R7-0273:
- a CDS encoding glycosyltransferase family 2 protein: MDKVQVLMSTYNGEKYIEEQLQSILQQSYHNIEILIRDDGSNDNTVNIIRKYADMYSDKIRFIKGSNAGIIPSFFKLLGAVDLNASYYCFCDQDDVWMNDKVERAVNVLQLCDRAGMYFSSTMLADQDLRPIKVWPAPSQKAPHFYNALIQNVAVGATVVINKAARDLLISKTVNHENLQMHDWWAYLCVSAFGRVYYDEQPTIYYRQHNNNVVGGHRTIFHELWNKWRSFRKHSGHKLLKKQAIEFNKLYADSLDTEKLNQLKLFIQDRKSVKHKLLFLRSSKLYRHSFLENQLFKFLIIIDYV; the protein is encoded by the coding sequence ATGGATAAAGTTCAAGTTCTAATGTCAACATACAATGGTGAAAAATATATTGAAGAACAACTGCAAAGCATATTGCAACAAAGCTATCATAATATAGAGATTCTTATTCGTGACGATGGTTCAAATGATAATACAGTAAACATTATTCGGAAATATGCGGATATGTATTCTGATAAGATTCGTTTTATTAAAGGGAGTAATGCAGGAATTATACCAAGTTTTTTTAAATTGCTAGGTGCCGTTGACTTAAACGCGTCGTATTATTGCTTCTGTGATCAAGATGATGTTTGGATGAACGATAAGGTTGAACGGGCAGTAAATGTTTTGCAGTTATGTGATAGGGCTGGGATGTATTTCTCATCAACAATGTTGGCAGATCAAGATCTCCGCCCGATTAAAGTTTGGCCGGCTCCGTCTCAAAAGGCTCCACACTTCTACAATGCTCTAATTCAAAATGTTGCTGTAGGTGCAACCGTAGTTATCAATAAAGCAGCAAGAGACCTATTGATCTCTAAAACGGTTAATCACGAAAATCTTCAAATGCATGACTGGTGGGCGTATCTGTGTGTATCTGCTTTCGGGAGAGTATATTATGATGAGCAGCCAACAATATATTATAGGCAGCATAATAATAACGTTGTAGGCGGCCACAGAACTATTTTTCATGAGCTGTGGAATAAGTGGAGAAGCTTTCGAAAGCATTCAGGTCATAAGCTTTTGAAAAAACAAGCAATAGAATTTAATAAACTTTATGCGGATTCATTAGATACTGAAAAGCTCAATCAGCTAAAACTTTTTATCCAGGATCGAAAATCTGTGAAACATAAACTCCTGTTTCTGAGAAGCTCGAAGCTATACCGGCATTCTTTTTTAGAAAATCAATTATTTAAATTTCTCATTATAATTGACTACGTGTAG
- a CDS encoding acyltransferase family protein: METNKRIDWIDIFKGLIILFVVIGHENGFLVKYVYLFHMPAFFFISGFTANLDKQGFYSFTRDRFLRLIIPVYCINILFFLFRWIMNLLGMGLLFYNEPMNAQGFIESVYNLFAFNIGSDLAGVSWFFTVLFLSSVIHKILYDVFQKRKIALLIASVVLFIIGYWYVRHNIVFHRTLFDLVLIAQFYFMCGFLLSKSKFKTAQIKINSDILICALVLLLYPLYYFANIKWGGTDYPSRGFGNPVINVISAFIGIAITFIISCLIRNINTLKKISTKIGGNTLTIALFHFLAFRICFGFLYMLHIVDRSQVQQLIPGKNPNYEVVLLVFTIGFCLIVNIVLRKNSISATLILGEKTEFQKRLSLILDYCFKPIIKLGEKMKSLIYAKIKGVIPHIKERPILSFFMLVIIGYKITYFMRPWINVNDELITLISSQKGIGSIYESIANITLGQGRAYFFGNVIAMLMFAIKSTLVFRALSLIILLSNIYSFVLLCKEIRKSSVLCWMVCFAYFVCLTFSWEPTIPNAYTTFYGLSITILFLSLRSFYLYLERKQTRHIIFSTIGYIICLFTYELFILFAPLYLLIVLSREKELKKSFLKVLPIIIATAGYLVFYLIWRSLFGAGYQGATVDIASFSIRDCIYAIVVLSLSAIPGLLFFSDKYRYILFSLYGDQQFDNRYLNMATQVFTVENILLGILSFYVFYQLLKESKETLPLKKMLILLCVTAAYGFLPSTLLSVTPLYQNAVKTSSFLTVTASYISLFAFILFFCLLITWLLPKITSQKNRKILLCLASSMIALACIFSNFQSNTITKHQEYLKHRLSFINSFINSDAFSNIEDGATVYSPSIFKSEMSLAIHDSFWDEYTKIQLGKTVHFTKELPNSSVNSPVYYLKETELDSREERYIVFGKFNESVELADFTSNEALVIYSGKQKQHIIEGKLNANGENSITLNNQSAVSVNGIFQINVQGQDAYTNGRLPGSLIFDLKGETLNLNSIGLVTGQFESYELYKSKAGNTLATGTNQTGWYAPESNGSGRWMGKEASVKVSSGHSGTLIINGYMTNYIESNEIEVLIDGEEVGRQIVREGNFIFNVKTPTDKVIQVTLRAARTMIPADLNINNDTRELSVLINSIESK; encoded by the coding sequence AGGGCTTTATCGAAAGTGTATATAATTTATTTGCGTTTAACATAGGTTCAGATTTAGCAGGGGTATCTTGGTTTTTTACTGTTTTATTTTTAAGTTCCGTAATTCATAAGATTTTATATGATGTTTTTCAAAAAAGAAAGATTGCATTACTAATTGCTTCAGTAGTGTTATTCATTATCGGATACTGGTATGTAAGACATAATATTGTTTTTCATAGAACGCTATTTGATCTGGTTTTGATAGCTCAATTTTATTTTATGTGCGGTTTTCTTTTATCCAAGAGTAAATTCAAGACAGCGCAAATAAAAATTAATAGCGATATTCTCATATGTGCGCTGGTACTGCTTCTTTATCCCTTATACTACTTTGCTAATATTAAATGGGGAGGTACGGATTATCCCAGCAGAGGTTTTGGTAATCCCGTAATCAATGTAATTTCCGCTTTTATTGGTATAGCTATTACCTTTATAATTAGTTGTCTAATTAGGAATATCAATACATTAAAGAAAATCTCTACTAAAATAGGCGGAAATACACTAACTATAGCACTGTTTCATTTTTTGGCTTTTAGAATTTGCTTTGGTTTTCTTTATATGCTTCATATCGTTGACCGTTCCCAAGTACAGCAACTTATACCTGGTAAGAATCCGAATTATGAGGTTGTACTTCTTGTGTTTACTATCGGTTTTTGTTTAATTGTGAATATAGTTTTGCGTAAAAATAGTATTTCAGCCACGCTAATCCTTGGTGAAAAAACGGAATTTCAAAAAAGATTATCATTAATATTAGATTATTGCTTTAAACCAATTATCAAATTAGGTGAGAAAATGAAATCCTTGATTTATGCTAAAATAAAAGGCGTTATTCCCCATATTAAAGAAAGGCCAATATTGTCTTTTTTTATGCTGGTTATAATTGGGTACAAAATAACATATTTTATGCGACCGTGGATAAATGTAAATGATGAGTTAATAACGCTGATAAGTTCACAGAAAGGTATCGGATCCATTTATGAATCTATCGCCAATATTACATTAGGTCAAGGCAGGGCTTATTTTTTTGGGAACGTAATTGCTATGCTAATGTTCGCAATTAAAAGTACGCTTGTTTTTCGTGCGCTGAGTTTAATAATACTGCTCTCCAACATATATTCCTTTGTCTTATTGTGTAAAGAAATCAGGAAATCCAGTGTACTTTGCTGGATGGTATGCTTTGCTTATTTCGTATGTTTAACGTTCTCCTGGGAACCAACAATCCCTAATGCGTATACAACGTTTTACGGGCTAAGTATTACTATTTTATTTTTATCGTTGAGAAGCTTTTATCTGTACCTTGAAAGAAAACAAACAAGACATATCATTTTTAGTACTATAGGGTATATTATCTGTCTCTTTACTTACGAGTTGTTCATTTTATTCGCCCCTCTGTATTTATTAATAGTACTTAGCAGAGAGAAGGAATTAAAAAAGTCTTTCCTGAAAGTACTTCCAATAATAATTGCTACTGCAGGATATCTGGTATTCTATCTGATTTGGCGCAGCCTTTTCGGTGCAGGGTATCAAGGAGCAACTGTTGATATTGCAAGCTTTTCTATTCGTGATTGCATTTATGCTATCGTAGTGTTAAGTCTTAGTGCTATACCTGGCTTATTATTCTTCAGTGACAAGTACCGGTATATATTATTTAGTTTATATGGGGATCAACAGTTTGATAACCGATATTTAAATATGGCAACCCAAGTGTTTACGGTGGAAAATATCCTGTTAGGGATATTATCTTTCTACGTATTTTATCAATTATTGAAAGAATCTAAAGAAACGTTACCCCTGAAGAAAATGCTCATCTTATTGTGCGTGACGGCAGCTTATGGTTTTTTGCCAAGTACCTTACTGTCAGTGACTCCACTGTATCAAAATGCAGTAAAAACAAGTTCGTTTTTGACTGTTACTGCTTCGTATATCTCATTGTTTGCCTTTATATTGTTTTTTTGTTTGTTAATAACCTGGTTATTGCCTAAAATAACCTCTCAAAAAAATCGGAAAATCTTACTTTGTTTAGCTTCTAGTATGATTGCCTTGGCATGTATTTTTAGCAATTTTCAGAGTAATACCATTACTAAACATCAAGAATATTTAAAGCATCGGTTATCATTTATAAACTCATTTATTAATAGTGATGCATTTAGCAATATTGAAGACGGTGCAACGGTATATTCTCCTTCTATATTTAAATCGGAAATGAGTCTTGCCATACATGATTCGTTCTGGGATGAGTATACAAAAATTCAACTGGGCAAAACTGTCCACTTTACAAAAGAGTTACCCAATTCAAGTGTTAATTCACCGGTATATTATCTGAAAGAGACCGAACTTGACTCAAGAGAAGAACGATACATTGTATTTGGGAAATTTAATGAAAGTGTAGAGCTTGCTGATTTCACGAGTAATGAAGCCTTAGTGATATACAGTGGCAAACAAAAACAACACATTATTGAAGGCAAATTAAATGCTAACGGCGAGAACAGTATCACGCTTAACAATCAAAGTGCTGTTTCTGTAAATGGTATATTCCAAATTAATGTTCAAGGTCAAGATGCTTATACAAATGGTAGACTTCCCGGGTCGCTGATTTTTGACCTTAAAGGAGAAACATTGAATTTAAATAGTATCGGATTAGTTACTGGTCAATTTGAAAGTTATGAGTTGTATAAAAGCAAGGCTGGAAATACATTAGCCACAGGAACCAATCAGACAGGCTGGTATGCTCCAGAGAGTAATGGAAGTGGAAGATGGATGGGGAAAGAGGCAAGCGTCAAAGTATCATCCGGACATTCCGGCACATTAATTATTAACGGCTATATGACAAATTATATAGAATCAAATGAAATTGAGGTTTTAATAGATGGAGAAGAAGTGGGCCGGCAGATAGTAAGAGAAGGGAATTTCATTTTTAATGTCAAAACTCCTACCGATAAAGTGATTCAAGTTACCTTAAGGGCAGCAAGAACTATGATTCCAGCTGATTTAAATATTAACAATGATACCAGGGAGCTTTCTGTTCTAATTAACTCGATTGAATCGAAGTAA